A window of the Microtus pennsylvanicus isolate mMicPen1 chromosome 4, mMicPen1.hap1, whole genome shotgun sequence genome harbors these coding sequences:
- the Fbh1 gene encoding F-box DNA helicase 1 isoform X2 has product MAKSNSVDRDSCQDSKGDMIFPAESSCALPQHDNGEERLGSSGAALPARKRSRSFEEESNKTAEASQWDGVTKKTPRHRFYSSCTRLREVRQEAEDGLSQCSTVSREPGQDIEDIGPDPFPDSCYGLLGTLPCQEAPSHICRLPSEVLRHIFAFLPVEDLYWNLSLVCHLWREIISDPLFIPWKKLYHRYLINEEQAVSKVDGILLSHGIEKDSDLCVLNLIRYIATTKCSPSVDPERVLWSLRDHPLLLEAEACLRQQLPDLYAATGGINVWALVAAVVLLSSCVNDIQSLLFCLRRPRSTVTMPDVTETLYCIAVLLYAMREKGINISNRIHYNIFYCLYLQENSCTQATKVKEEPSVWPGKKTSIQLTHEQQLILNHKMEPLQVVKIMAFAGTGKTSTLVKYAEKWSQSRFLYVTFNKSIAKQAELVFPSNVICKTFHSMAYSHVGRKYQLKKKLNLFKLTPFMVNSVLAEGKGGFIRAKLVCKTLENFFASADEELTIDHVPIWCKNSQGQRVMVEQSEKLNGVHEASRLWDNMRKLGECKEEAYQMTHDGYLKLWQLSKPLLASFDAIFVDEAQDCTPAIMNIVLSQPCGKIFVGDPHQQIYTFRGAVNALFTVPHTHVFYLTQSFRFGVEIAYVGATILDVCKRVRKKTLVGGNHQSGIRGDIKGQVALLSRTNANVFDEAVRVTEGESPSRIHLIGGIKSFGLDRIIDIWTLLQPEEERRKRNLIIKDRFIRRWVHKEGFSGFKRYVTAAEDKELEAKIAVVEKYNIRIPELVERIERCHIEDLDFAEYILGTVHKAKGLEFDTVHVLDDFVKVPCARHNLAQLPHFRVESFSEDEWNLLYVAVTRAKKRLIMTKSLENILTLAGEYFLQAELTSNVLKTGVVHCCVGQCSNTIPVDTILTMKKLPITYSNRKENKGGYLCHSCAEQRIGPLAFLTASPEQVRAMERTVEDIVLPRHEALLFLVF; this is encoded by the exons ATGGCCAAAAGCAATTCTGTTGACCGGGACAGCTGTCAGGACTCTAAGGGTGATATGATTTTTCCTGCCGAGAGCAGCTGTGCTTTGCCTCAGCACGATAATGGAGAAGAGAGGCTGGGCTCTTCAGGGGCTGCTCTTCCTGCCAGGAAACGGTCTCGTTCCTTTGAGGAAGAGAGTAATAAAACGGCAGAGGCCAGCCAGTGGGATGGAGTTACTAAGAAGACTCCACGTCATCGTTTCTACTCATCATGCACAAGGCTTAGGGAggtcaggcaggaagcagaggatggTTTGTCACAGTGCTCTACGGTGTCTAGAGAACCTGGCCAGGACATTGAGGACATTGGTCCTGATCCTTTTCCCGACTCATGCTATGGCCTCCTGGGAACTTTGCCTTGCCAAGAAGCACCCAGCCACATTTGTAGGCTGCCTAGTGAAGTCCTGAGGCACATCTTTGCCTTCCTCCCAGTGGAGGACCTCTACTGGAACCTCAGCTTGGTGTGCCACCTCTGGAGGGAGATCATCAGTGACCCACTG TTCATTCCTTGGAAAAAGCTGTATCATCGATACTTGATAAACGAAGAGCAGGCTGTCAGCAAAGTGGATGGCATTCTCTTGAGCCATGGCATAGAAAAGGACTCAGACTTGTGTGTGCTGAACCTCATACG ATACATAGCCACCACCAAATGCTCCCCGAGTGTAGACCCTGAGAGGGTGCTGTGGAGCCTGAGGGATCACCCTCTGCTTTTGGAGGCTGAGGCGTGCTTGCGGCAACAACTACCTGACCTCTATGCAGCTACTGGG GGCATTAATGTCTGGGCTTTGGTGGCTGCCGTGGTGCTCCTCTCCAGCTGTGTGAACGACATCCAGTCCCTGCTGTTCTGCCTCAGGAGACCCAGGTCCACAGTGACCATGCCCGATGTCACCGAGACCTTATACTGCATAGCTGTGCTCCTTTACGCCATGAGGGAGAAGGGGATCAACATCAGCAATAG GATTCACTACAACATCTTCTATTGCCTGTACCTTCAGGAGAATTCCTGTACTCAGGCCACCAAAGTTAAAGAGGAGCCATCTGTCTGGCCAGG CAAGAAAACATCTATCCAACTAACACATGAACAACAGCTGATTCTGAACCATAAGATGGAGCCTCTCCAGGTGGTAAAAATTATGGCATTTGCAG GCACTGGGAAAACTTCTACCCTGGTCAAGTATGCTGAGAAGTGGTCTCAGAGCAGGTTTCTGTACGTCACATTCAACAAGAGCATCGCAAAGCAGGCGGAGCTTGTCTTCCCCAGCAATGTCATCTGCAAAACGTTCCACTCCATGGCGTACAGTCACGTGGGGCGAAA GTACCAGCTGAAGAAGAAGTTGAATCTCTTCAAGTTAACGCCCTTCATGGTTAACTCCGTCCTTGCTGAAGGGAAAGGTGGATTCATAAGGGCCAAGTTAGTGTGTAAGACTTTAGAAAACTTCTTTGCGTCAGCTGATGAAGAGCTGACTATCGATCACGTGCCCATATGGTGCAAGAATAGCCAAGGACAGAGAGTCATGGTTGAGCAGAGTGAGAAACTG AATGGTGTCCATGAAGCAAGCCGACTTTGGGACAACATGCGGAAGCTGGGGGAATGCAAAGAAGAGGCATACCAAATGACACATGATG GCTATTTGAAACTCTGGCAGCTGAGCAAGCCTTTGCTTGCCTCTTTTGACGCCATCTTTGTGGATGAGGCCCAGGACTGTACCCCAG CTATCATGAACATAGTTCTGTCTCAGCCATGTGGGAAGATCTTTGTGGGGGACCCCCACCAACAGATCTATACCTTCCGAGGTGCAGTGAACGCTCTGTTCACAGTCCCCCACACCCACGTCTTTTATCTAACACAG AGTTTTAGATTTGGTGTGGAAATAGCTTATGTGGGAGCTACCATCTTGGATGTCTGCAAGAGAGTCAGGAAAAAGACCCTGGTTGGAGGGAACCATCAGA GTGGCATCAGAGGTGACATAAAGGGACAGGTGGCTCTGCTGTCCAGGACCAATGCCAATGTGTTTGATGAGGCTGTCCGGGTCACAGAAGGAGAGTCACCTTCAAGGATACATTTGATTGGG GGAATTAAATCATTTGGATTGGACAGAATCATTGACATTTGGACCCTTCTTCAGCCAGAGGAAGAACGGAGGAAAC GCAACCTTATCATTAAGGACAGGTTCATCAGAAGATGGGTGCACAAAGAAGGCTTTAGTGGCTTCAAGAGGTACGTTACTGCTGCTGAGGACAAGGAGCTGGAAGCGAAGATCGCGGTAGTTGAAAAATACAATATCAGGATTCCGGAACTAGTAGAAAGGATAGAGAGATGCCACATAGAAGATCTGGACTTTGCAG AGTACATTCTGGGCACTGTGCACAAGGCCAAAGGCTTAGAGTTTGACACTGTGCATGTTTTGGATGATTTCGTGAAAGTGCCTTGTGCCAGGCATAATCTTGCCCAGCTTCCTCACTTCAGAGTTG AGTCATTTTCTGAGGATGAATGGAATTTGCTGTATGTTGCTGTCACTCGTGCCAAGAAGCGCCTCATAATGACCAAATCACTGGAGAACATTCTGACTCTGGCTGGG GAGTATTTCTTGCAAGCAGAGCTGACAAGTAACGTCTTGAAAACAGGAGTGGTCCACTGCTGTGTGGGGCAGTGCAGCAACACCATCCCCGTGGACACCATCCTCACCATGAAGAAACTGCCCATCACCTAT AGCAACAGGAAGGAAAACAAGGGTGGCTACCTCTGCCACTCGTGCGCGGAGCAGCGGATTGGGCCTTTGGCTTTCCTGACAGCCTCCCCAGAGCAGGTGCGCGCCATGGAACGCACCGTGGAAGACATAGTACTACCCAGGCACGAGGCCCTGCTCTTCCTTGTCTTCTGA
- the Fbh1 gene encoding F-box DNA helicase 1 isoform X1, with protein MRRFKRKHLTAADCQHLARKHLAATQPFSQRWTSRDPNHGLYPRPRRKGGDRGRGPQRLITEFFLAEYQHCTNDMAKSNSVDRDSCQDSKGDMIFPAESSCALPQHDNGEERLGSSGAALPARKRSRSFEEESNKTAEASQWDGVTKKTPRHRFYSSCTRLREVRQEAEDGLSQCSTVSREPGQDIEDIGPDPFPDSCYGLLGTLPCQEAPSHICRLPSEVLRHIFAFLPVEDLYWNLSLVCHLWREIISDPLFIPWKKLYHRYLINEEQAVSKVDGILLSHGIEKDSDLCVLNLIRYIATTKCSPSVDPERVLWSLRDHPLLLEAEACLRQQLPDLYAATGGINVWALVAAVVLLSSCVNDIQSLLFCLRRPRSTVTMPDVTETLYCIAVLLYAMREKGINISNRIHYNIFYCLYLQENSCTQATKVKEEPSVWPGKKTSIQLTHEQQLILNHKMEPLQVVKIMAFAGTGKTSTLVKYAEKWSQSRFLYVTFNKSIAKQAELVFPSNVICKTFHSMAYSHVGRKYQLKKKLNLFKLTPFMVNSVLAEGKGGFIRAKLVCKTLENFFASADEELTIDHVPIWCKNSQGQRVMVEQSEKLNGVHEASRLWDNMRKLGECKEEAYQMTHDGYLKLWQLSKPLLASFDAIFVDEAQDCTPAIMNIVLSQPCGKIFVGDPHQQIYTFRGAVNALFTVPHTHVFYLTQSFRFGVEIAYVGATILDVCKRVRKKTLVGGNHQSGIRGDIKGQVALLSRTNANVFDEAVRVTEGESPSRIHLIGGIKSFGLDRIIDIWTLLQPEEERRKRNLIIKDRFIRRWVHKEGFSGFKRYVTAAEDKELEAKIAVVEKYNIRIPELVERIERCHIEDLDFAEYILGTVHKAKGLEFDTVHVLDDFVKVPCARHNLAQLPHFRVESFSEDEWNLLYVAVTRAKKRLIMTKSLENILTLAGEYFLQAELTSNVLKTGVVHCCVGQCSNTIPVDTILTMKKLPITYSNRKENKGGYLCHSCAEQRIGPLAFLTASPEQVRAMERTVEDIVLPRHEALLFLVF; from the exons TGAGACGATTCAAGCGGAAGCATCTCACAGCAGCTGACTGCCAGCATTTGGCCCGGAAACATTTAGCCGCGACTCAGCCCTTCAGTCAGAGATGGACAAGCAGAGACCCGAACCATGGCCTCTATCCTAGACCCAGAAGAAAAGGAGGCGATAGAG GTCGAGGACCTCAGAGATTAATTACTGAGTTCTTCCTAGCTGAATACCAGCACTGTACCAATGACATGGCCAAAAGCAATTCTGTTGACCGGGACAGCTGTCAGGACTCTAAGGGTGATATGATTTTTCCTGCCGAGAGCAGCTGTGCTTTGCCTCAGCACGATAATGGAGAAGAGAGGCTGGGCTCTTCAGGGGCTGCTCTTCCTGCCAGGAAACGGTCTCGTTCCTTTGAGGAAGAGAGTAATAAAACGGCAGAGGCCAGCCAGTGGGATGGAGTTACTAAGAAGACTCCACGTCATCGTTTCTACTCATCATGCACAAGGCTTAGGGAggtcaggcaggaagcagaggatggTTTGTCACAGTGCTCTACGGTGTCTAGAGAACCTGGCCAGGACATTGAGGACATTGGTCCTGATCCTTTTCCCGACTCATGCTATGGCCTCCTGGGAACTTTGCCTTGCCAAGAAGCACCCAGCCACATTTGTAGGCTGCCTAGTGAAGTCCTGAGGCACATCTTTGCCTTCCTCCCAGTGGAGGACCTCTACTGGAACCTCAGCTTGGTGTGCCACCTCTGGAGGGAGATCATCAGTGACCCACTG TTCATTCCTTGGAAAAAGCTGTATCATCGATACTTGATAAACGAAGAGCAGGCTGTCAGCAAAGTGGATGGCATTCTCTTGAGCCATGGCATAGAAAAGGACTCAGACTTGTGTGTGCTGAACCTCATACG ATACATAGCCACCACCAAATGCTCCCCGAGTGTAGACCCTGAGAGGGTGCTGTGGAGCCTGAGGGATCACCCTCTGCTTTTGGAGGCTGAGGCGTGCTTGCGGCAACAACTACCTGACCTCTATGCAGCTACTGGG GGCATTAATGTCTGGGCTTTGGTGGCTGCCGTGGTGCTCCTCTCCAGCTGTGTGAACGACATCCAGTCCCTGCTGTTCTGCCTCAGGAGACCCAGGTCCACAGTGACCATGCCCGATGTCACCGAGACCTTATACTGCATAGCTGTGCTCCTTTACGCCATGAGGGAGAAGGGGATCAACATCAGCAATAG GATTCACTACAACATCTTCTATTGCCTGTACCTTCAGGAGAATTCCTGTACTCAGGCCACCAAAGTTAAAGAGGAGCCATCTGTCTGGCCAGG CAAGAAAACATCTATCCAACTAACACATGAACAACAGCTGATTCTGAACCATAAGATGGAGCCTCTCCAGGTGGTAAAAATTATGGCATTTGCAG GCACTGGGAAAACTTCTACCCTGGTCAAGTATGCTGAGAAGTGGTCTCAGAGCAGGTTTCTGTACGTCACATTCAACAAGAGCATCGCAAAGCAGGCGGAGCTTGTCTTCCCCAGCAATGTCATCTGCAAAACGTTCCACTCCATGGCGTACAGTCACGTGGGGCGAAA GTACCAGCTGAAGAAGAAGTTGAATCTCTTCAAGTTAACGCCCTTCATGGTTAACTCCGTCCTTGCTGAAGGGAAAGGTGGATTCATAAGGGCCAAGTTAGTGTGTAAGACTTTAGAAAACTTCTTTGCGTCAGCTGATGAAGAGCTGACTATCGATCACGTGCCCATATGGTGCAAGAATAGCCAAGGACAGAGAGTCATGGTTGAGCAGAGTGAGAAACTG AATGGTGTCCATGAAGCAAGCCGACTTTGGGACAACATGCGGAAGCTGGGGGAATGCAAAGAAGAGGCATACCAAATGACACATGATG GCTATTTGAAACTCTGGCAGCTGAGCAAGCCTTTGCTTGCCTCTTTTGACGCCATCTTTGTGGATGAGGCCCAGGACTGTACCCCAG CTATCATGAACATAGTTCTGTCTCAGCCATGTGGGAAGATCTTTGTGGGGGACCCCCACCAACAGATCTATACCTTCCGAGGTGCAGTGAACGCTCTGTTCACAGTCCCCCACACCCACGTCTTTTATCTAACACAG AGTTTTAGATTTGGTGTGGAAATAGCTTATGTGGGAGCTACCATCTTGGATGTCTGCAAGAGAGTCAGGAAAAAGACCCTGGTTGGAGGGAACCATCAGA GTGGCATCAGAGGTGACATAAAGGGACAGGTGGCTCTGCTGTCCAGGACCAATGCCAATGTGTTTGATGAGGCTGTCCGGGTCACAGAAGGAGAGTCACCTTCAAGGATACATTTGATTGGG GGAATTAAATCATTTGGATTGGACAGAATCATTGACATTTGGACCCTTCTTCAGCCAGAGGAAGAACGGAGGAAAC GCAACCTTATCATTAAGGACAGGTTCATCAGAAGATGGGTGCACAAAGAAGGCTTTAGTGGCTTCAAGAGGTACGTTACTGCTGCTGAGGACAAGGAGCTGGAAGCGAAGATCGCGGTAGTTGAAAAATACAATATCAGGATTCCGGAACTAGTAGAAAGGATAGAGAGATGCCACATAGAAGATCTGGACTTTGCAG AGTACATTCTGGGCACTGTGCACAAGGCCAAAGGCTTAGAGTTTGACACTGTGCATGTTTTGGATGATTTCGTGAAAGTGCCTTGTGCCAGGCATAATCTTGCCCAGCTTCCTCACTTCAGAGTTG AGTCATTTTCTGAGGATGAATGGAATTTGCTGTATGTTGCTGTCACTCGTGCCAAGAAGCGCCTCATAATGACCAAATCACTGGAGAACATTCTGACTCTGGCTGGG GAGTATTTCTTGCAAGCAGAGCTGACAAGTAACGTCTTGAAAACAGGAGTGGTCCACTGCTGTGTGGGGCAGTGCAGCAACACCATCCCCGTGGACACCATCCTCACCATGAAGAAACTGCCCATCACCTAT AGCAACAGGAAGGAAAACAAGGGTGGCTACCTCTGCCACTCGTGCGCGGAGCAGCGGATTGGGCCTTTGGCTTTCCTGACAGCCTCCCCAGAGCAGGTGCGCGCCATGGAACGCACCGTGGAAGACATAGTACTACCCAGGCACGAGGCCCTGCTCTTCCTTGTCTTCTGA